The Dehalococcoidia bacterium genome window below encodes:
- a CDS encoding lipid-transfer protein: MVEFMRDKACIVGIGETAYSRDSGRSELSLAGEAVRNAVSDAGLALNDIDGMLRFEVDRVTEAELAASLGLTGLRFFGMAGPLGSAACGLVAHAAMAVACGMADNVVVYRSLNGRSAQRYGGGATTRGGGGNAAFWEPYGMLVPGQWAALSARRHMQQYGTTSRQFGAVAVALRKHACMNPRAVMYGKPITIEDHQASRIVHDPLHLLDCCLETDAACAVVVTSAERSRDRKQRPVYIRAATQHLVSGGRPRHTYSDTSAYELAETPSRYMAPRLFRMADVTPADIDCVQLYDPFTPNVIFGMEAYGFCKPGEGGPFVEAGNIEGPRSKVPVNTAGGNMSEVYLQGVNHIIEAVRQLRGVSTCQVPDCELVLCESGGGLGGLILRR; the protein is encoded by the coding sequence ATGGTTGAGTTCATGCGGGACAAGGCCTGCATCGTGGGCATTGGCGAGACCGCGTACTCCCGCGATTCAGGCCGCTCGGAGCTGTCACTCGCCGGGGAGGCGGTGCGCAACGCCGTGTCGGACGCGGGCCTCGCGCTGAACGACATAGACGGGATGCTCCGCTTTGAGGTGGACCGGGTGACCGAGGCGGAGCTTGCCGCGTCGCTGGGCCTGACGGGCCTCCGCTTCTTCGGTATGGCGGGGCCGCTGGGCTCCGCCGCCTGTGGTCTGGTAGCGCACGCGGCCATGGCCGTGGCCTGCGGGATGGCTGACAACGTGGTGGTGTACCGCTCGCTCAACGGTCGCTCGGCGCAGCGCTACGGCGGCGGCGCCACAACACGCGGCGGCGGAGGAAACGCCGCCTTCTGGGAGCCGTACGGAATGCTCGTGCCCGGCCAGTGGGCGGCCCTGTCGGCCCGGCGGCACATGCAGCAGTACGGCACGACGAGCCGCCAGTTCGGCGCGGTGGCGGTGGCCCTGCGCAAGCACGCCTGCATGAACCCCCGCGCGGTCATGTACGGCAAGCCCATCACCATCGAGGACCATCAGGCGTCGCGCATCGTGCACGACCCCCTCCATTTGCTGGACTGCTGCCTGGAGACGGATGCCGCGTGCGCCGTGGTCGTGACCTCAGCCGAGCGGTCGCGCGACCGAAAGCAGCGGCCCGTGTACATCAGGGCCGCCACGCAGCACCTGGTGAGCGGCGGCAGGCCCCGCCACACGTACAGCGATACGTCCGCCTACGAGCTGGCCGAAACGCCATCCCGCTACATGGCGCCGCGCCTCTTTCGCATGGCCGACGTGACACCCGCGGATATTGACTGCGTCCAGTTGTACGACCCCTTCACCCCCAACGTCATCTTCGGAATGGAGGCCTACGGCTTCTGCAAGCCGGGGGAGGGTGGTCCGTTCGTCGAGGCGGGCAACATCGAAGGGCCGCGGAGCAAGGTGCCGGTGAACACGGCGGGCGGCAACATGTCCGAGGTGTACCTGCAGGGGGTGAACCACATCATCGAGGCTGTGCGCCAGCTTCGGGGAGTCTCCACCTGCCAGGTGCCGGACTGCGAACTGGTGTTGTGTGAGAGCGGGGGCGGCCTGGGCGGCCTTATCTTGCGCCGATAG
- a CDS encoding Zn-ribbon domain-containing OB-fold protein, which produces MPDPQLPLPTPTLDNLEFWQGVKRQELLLQRCQDCGNYTFPPRPGCVVCGSTRREWVRSSGRGKVHSFVVTHQAVHPALRGKTPWGIVDVELEEGVHMISNVVGCAPHDLRIGLPVEVVFEDVSAEVALPKFRVVA; this is translated from the coding sequence ATGCCTGACCCTCAGTTGCCCCTGCCGACGCCGACCCTGGACAATCTGGAGTTCTGGCAGGGGGTTAAGCGTCAAGAGCTTTTGCTTCAGCGCTGCCAGGACTGCGGCAACTACACCTTTCCGCCCCGGCCGGGGTGCGTCGTGTGCGGCTCAACGCGTCGGGAGTGGGTCAGGTCCAGTGGCCGCGGGAAGGTCCATAGCTTCGTGGTGACGCATCAGGCGGTGCATCCCGCGCTACGCGGGAAGACGCCGTGGGGGATTGTTGACGTGGAGTTGGAGGAGGGCGTGCACATGATCAGCAACGTCGTCGGGTGCGCTCCCCACGATCTCCGCATAGGGCTGCCCGTCGAGGTTGTCTTCGAGGATGTGAGCGCGGAGGTCGCCCTGCCCAAGTTCCGGGTGGTGGCGTAA
- a CDS encoding CaiB/BaiF CoA-transferase family protein, producing the protein MLKTCLEGVRIVELARYQALPRGGLLLLDLGAEVIKVEPLEGEDLRHTGPFVHGESIQFAAYNRGKKSITVDLRAKEGKALLADLLRCSDVLLENFKPGTLDIMGFPQDVLRRLNPTLIVCSVSGFGQYGPYREWRSYDPIIQAMSGIAHQTGRPFDQPILAEGPIMDRLTAMHGAVGVLAALRWRDRTGMGQFIDVAMLDAGISYEEVALAMAHSTGTDEFLRGGTFIKCVDGWIITGSARGVMWKKLLELMGFHDLARDADFTAPMWTSPKSEERIELFRLWAEDKQVNVVVETLQANAVPCAPVRSIMDVLHDPHLKARGAMVEMPVGGEGKTMLMPGMIIKMSETPTEIRGIPRLGEHNAEILGGVLGLSDAAMARLRERKVIIGA; encoded by the coding sequence ATGCTGAAGACATGCCTGGAAGGCGTCCGCATCGTCGAGCTGGCGCGGTATCAGGCGCTGCCGCGGGGCGGGCTGCTGCTACTTGACCTGGGCGCGGAGGTCATCAAGGTCGAGCCGCTGGAGGGGGAAGACCTGCGCCATACAGGGCCATTCGTCCATGGTGAGAGCATCCAGTTCGCCGCTTACAACCGGGGCAAGAAAAGCATCACGGTGGACCTGCGCGCAAAGGAAGGCAAGGCGCTCCTTGCCGACCTGCTGCGCTGCTCCGACGTTCTGCTGGAGAACTTCAAGCCCGGCACGCTGGACATCATGGGGTTTCCCCAGGACGTTTTGCGGCGGCTGAACCCCACCCTTATCGTCTGCTCCGTCTCCGGGTTCGGCCAGTACGGGCCCTACAGGGAATGGCGCTCTTACGACCCCATCATTCAGGCGATGTCGGGCATCGCGCACCAGACAGGGCGGCCATTTGACCAGCCCATCCTTGCGGAGGGGCCTATCATGGACCGGCTCACCGCCATGCATGGCGCGGTAGGCGTACTGGCCGCGCTGCGCTGGCGGGACAGGACGGGCATGGGCCAGTTCATTGACGTCGCCATGCTGGACGCGGGCATCAGCTACGAAGAGGTCGCGCTGGCGATGGCCCATTCAACCGGCACGGACGAATTCCTGCGCGGGGGCACTTTCATCAAGTGCGTGGACGGCTGGATCATCACCGGCTCCGCCCGCGGCGTCATGTGGAAGAAGCTGCTCGAGCTGATGGGCTTTCACGACCTGGCCCGCGACGCCGACTTCACGGCGCCCATGTGGACCAGTCCCAAGTCGGAAGAGCGCATCGAGCTGTTCCGCCTCTGGGCGGAAGACAAGCAAGTCAACGTGGTCGTGGAAACCCTCCAGGCCAACGCCGTCCCTTGCGCTCCGGTGCGGAGCATCATGGATGTGCTCCACGACCCGCACCTTAAGGCGCGGGGCGCCATGGTGGAGATGCCCGTGGGTGGAGAGGGCAAGACCATGCTGATGCCCGGCATGATCATCAAGATGTCCGAAACGCCCACCGAGATCCGGGGCATCCCGCGTCTGGGCGAGCACAACGCCGAGATACTGGGCGGCGTCCTGGGCCTCAGCGACGCCGCTATGGCGCGGCTCCGGGAGCGGAAGGTCATCATCGGGGCATAG
- a CDS encoding Fur family transcriptional regulator: protein MDRRDQAIKALRDKRCRLTPQRLIILSVLGEADGHLDVREVLGRSKKSYPYMDTATVYRTLHLFKGLGVVTEVAMGDRLCFELTDPQGRHHHMVCRACGGAFDLSPSYLDAFRTALVGEFGFTPDLDNFTITGVCARCARTQRRVGRKAT, encoded by the coding sequence ATGGATAGGCGTGATCAGGCTATCAAGGCGCTGAGGGATAAGCGGTGTCGTCTAACTCCGCAGCGCCTCATCATCCTCTCGGTGCTGGGCGAGGCGGACGGCCACCTGGACGTGCGCGAGGTGCTGGGTCGTTCTAAGAAGTCCTACCCGTACATGGACACGGCCACGGTGTATAGGACGTTGCATCTGTTCAAGGGTCTGGGCGTGGTCACGGAGGTGGCGATGGGCGACCGCCTCTGCTTTGAGCTGACCGACCCCCAGGGCAGACACCATCACATGGTGTGCCGCGCCTGCGGCGGCGCGTTCGACCTGAGTCCCAGCTATCTTGACGCATTCCGTACCGCGCTTGTCGGGGAGTTCGGCTTCACGCCGGACCTGGACAACTTCACGATTACCGGAGTGTGCGCCCGCTGCGCGCGGACGCAACGGAGAGTGGGAAGGAAGGCCACCTAG
- a CDS encoding metal ABC transporter substrate-binding protein: MSRATIGVVIALSLVLVGCAPSAQHAASGGPAAARKLNVVTTVAPLTSIAENIGGSRIALIGVIPEGNDSHTFEPAPSVARVMSGADLIIVNGLSLEDPTLQMAKANKKADAVILMLGESTITRADWIFDFSFPESEGHPNPHLWINPMYALRYAELVEQQLAKMDAANADYYAANLSRFRDKTMRLDAGIKAVIQTIPAGQRKLLTYHDSWAYFAKRYGMEVIGAVQPSDFKEPSAREVAQLIDQIKREKVPAVFGSDVYPSKVLEQIAREGGATFVDKLRDDELPGKPGEPFHTYFGLMLENMNSMVSALGGNVDALKGFDPAPVFEGPSGAVYIR, translated from the coding sequence ATGTCGCGGGCCACCATTGGCGTTGTTATAGCGTTGTCCCTGGTGCTCGTCGGCTGCGCTCCGTCCGCTCAGCATGCCGCGTCGGGAGGCCCGGCGGCGGCGCGCAAGCTCAACGTCGTCACGACGGTGGCGCCGCTCACGAGCATCGCGGAGAACATCGGCGGGTCGCGCATAGCGCTGATCGGCGTCATACCGGAGGGCAACGACTCGCATACGTTCGAGCCTGCTCCGTCCGTGGCGCGCGTGATGTCCGGTGCGGACCTCATCATCGTGAACGGCCTGTCTCTGGAGGACCCCACGCTCCAGATGGCGAAGGCCAACAAGAAAGCGGACGCGGTCATTCTGATGCTGGGCGAAAGCACCATCACTCGCGCCGACTGGATATTCGACTTCAGCTTCCCGGAGTCCGAAGGACACCCCAACCCGCATCTCTGGATCAATCCGATGTACGCTCTGCGGTACGCCGAGTTAGTCGAGCAGCAGCTCGCCAAGATGGACGCGGCGAACGCGGACTACTACGCCGCGAACCTGTCCCGGTTCCGGGACAAGACCATGCGACTCGACGCGGGCATCAAGGCGGTCATTCAGACAATCCCGGCGGGCCAGCGCAAGCTGCTGACCTACCACGACTCGTGGGCCTATTTCGCCAAACGCTACGGCATGGAGGTCATCGGAGCTGTCCAGCCATCGGACTTCAAGGAGCCGTCCGCACGGGAGGTCGCCCAACTCATTGACCAGATCAAGCGGGAGAAGGTGCCCGCCGTGTTCGGGTCGGATGTGTACCCCAGCAAGGTGCTGGAGCAGATAGCGCGCGAGGGCGGCGCCACGTTCGTGGACAAGCTGCGGGACGACGAGCTGCCGGGCAAGCCAGGGGAACCCTTTCACACGTACTTCGGGTTGATGCTGGAGAACATGAATAGCATGGTCTCCGCGCTTGGTGGGAACGTTGACGCGCTCAAGGGCTTTGACCCCGCTCCCGTCTTTGAAGGGCCGAGCGGCGCGGTCTATATCCGGTAG